From the genome of Geminocystis herdmanii PCC 6308, one region includes:
- the chlG gene encoding chlorophyll synthase ChlG — MTNTEDKDYTKVELDRDDKGSKARQLLGMKGATQAKNIWQIRLQLMKPITWIPLIWGVVCGAASSGGYVWGWEDFLMALTCMLMSGPLLAGYTQTINDFYDRDIDAINEPYRPIPSGIISIPQVVTQILVLLFAGIGVAYGLDVWANHEFPILTCLAVGGSFISYIYSAPPLKLKKNGWLGNYALGSSYIALPWWAGHALFGELNWTIVILTLIYSMAGLGIAVVNDFKSVEGDQELGLKSLPVMFGVTTAAWICVIMIDVFQIGMGAYLISIHQNLYATILLLLVIPQITFQDMYFLRDPLKNDVKYQASAQPFLVLGMLVMGLALGHSVM; from the coding sequence ATGACAAATACAGAAGATAAAGATTATACCAAAGTAGAACTCGATCGAGATGACAAAGGCTCAAAAGCTAGGCAACTATTAGGCATGAAAGGGGCAACCCAAGCCAAAAACATCTGGCAAATTAGGCTTCAGTTGATGAAACCTATTACATGGATTCCCTTGATTTGGGGGGTTGTGTGTGGTGCGGCTTCCTCTGGAGGTTATGTGTGGGGTTGGGAAGATTTCTTGATGGCGTTAACTTGTATGTTGATGTCAGGTCCTCTGTTAGCGGGTTATACTCAAACTATCAACGATTTTTACGATCGAGATATAGATGCAATCAACGAGCCATATCGCCCCATTCCATCGGGGATTATCTCCATTCCCCAAGTAGTAACCCAAATTCTCGTTTTACTATTTGCCGGTATCGGTGTCGCCTACGGTTTAGATGTGTGGGCAAATCATGAATTCCCCATATTAACCTGTTTAGCTGTGGGAGGATCATTTATTTCCTATATTTATTCTGCACCTCCTCTTAAACTCAAGAAAAATGGTTGGTTAGGTAACTATGCACTCGGTTCGAGTTATATTGCACTACCTTGGTGGGCTGGTCATGCTCTATTCGGTGAGTTAAACTGGACGATCGTAATTCTCACCTTAATCTATAGTATGGCAGGATTAGGCATCGCAGTGGTAAATGATTTCAAAAGTGTTGAGGGCGATCAAGAATTAGGGTTAAAATCCTTACCCGTAATGTTTGGAGTAACCACTGCCGCTTGGATTTGCGTAATTATGATCGATGTGTTTCAAATTGGCATGGGAGCATATTTAATTTCTATTCATCAAAATCTTTATGCCACCATTCTCTTATTGTTAGTTATACCACAAATAACTTTCCAAGATATGTACTTTTTAAGAGACCCATTAAAAAATGATGTCAAATATCAAGCCAGTGCGCAACCCTTTCTCGTATTGGGAATGTTAGTCATGGGGTTAGCCTTGGGGCATTCTGTCATGTAA
- the kaiB gene encoding circadian clock protein KaiB, giving the protein MSPLKKTYVLKLYVAGNTPNSVRALKTLKNILEEEFKGVYALKVIDVLKNPQLAEEDKILATPTLSKVLPPPVRKIIGDLSDREKVLIGLDLLYEEIRDRE; this is encoded by the coding sequence ATGAGTCCCCTTAAAAAAACTTATGTTCTCAAGCTATATGTAGCGGGGAATACTCCTAATTCTGTTAGGGCTTTAAAAACCTTAAAAAATATCCTTGAAGAAGAATTTAAAGGGGTATATGCCCTAAAAGTTATTGATGTTTTAAAGAATCCTCAATTAGCGGAGGAAGATAAAATTTTAGCGACTCCGACTCTCTCGAAAGTGTTACCGCCTCCCGTGCGCAAAATTATTGGGGATTTGTCCGATCGAGAAAAAGTCTTAATTGGTTTAGACTTATTATATGAGGAAATTAGAGATCGAGAATAA
- the miaB gene encoding tRNA (N6-isopentenyl adenosine(37)-C2)-methylthiotransferase MiaB, with product MIEQKRRYNITTFGCQMNKADSERMAGILENMGFEFTEDPNNANLIVYNTCTIRDNAEQKVYSYLGRQAKRKQNEPDLTLVVAGCVAQQEGEMLLRRVPELDLVMGPQHANRLDSLLDQVFAGNQVVATEPIHIYEDITKPRRESNVSAWVNIIYGCNERCSYCVVPSVRGVEQSRTPESIKAEIEDIARQGFKEVTLLGQNIDAYGRDLPGTTETGRHLHTLTDLLYYIHDVEGIDRIRFATSHPRYFTERLIKACHELPKVCEHFHIPFQSGDNEILKAMKRGYTHERYRDIISKIRHYMPHASISADAIVGFPGETEEQFQNTLNLVDDIGFDQLNTAAYSPRPNTPAALWDNQISEEEKSDRLQRLNHLVGVKAAERSQRYLNRVEQVLVEDINPKDTTQVVGRTDGNRLTFFKGDLTELKGKIVPVKITEVRPFSLTGEMLSLVTA from the coding sequence ATGATCGAGCAAAAACGTCGTTATAATATTACTACCTTTGGCTGTCAGATGAACAAAGCAGATTCTGAGCGCATGGCAGGTATATTAGAAAATATGGGTTTTGAGTTTACCGAAGACCCAAATAATGCTAATCTGATTGTTTATAATACCTGTACCATCAGAGATAACGCCGAACAAAAAGTTTATTCTTACTTGGGCAGACAGGCAAAACGGAAGCAAAATGAACCAGACTTAACTCTTGTTGTCGCTGGTTGTGTTGCCCAACAGGAAGGAGAAATGTTATTAAGACGTGTTCCTGAGTTAGACTTAGTTATGGGACCACAACACGCTAATCGTTTAGATAGTTTATTAGATCAGGTGTTCGCTGGTAATCAGGTTGTCGCTACTGAGCCGATCCACATTTACGAAGATATTACCAAGCCTCGCCGTGAAAGTAACGTTTCGGCATGGGTAAATATTATTTATGGTTGTAACGAGAGATGTAGCTATTGCGTTGTCCCTAGTGTTAGGGGTGTAGAACAATCCCGCACTCCTGAGTCGATTAAAGCGGAAATTGAAGATATTGCTCGTCAAGGTTTTAAGGAAGTCACTTTATTAGGTCAAAATATCGATGCTTACGGTCGTGATTTACCCGGTACAACGGAAACGGGGCGACATTTACACACTTTAACGGATTTACTCTATTATATCCATGATGTGGAAGGGATCGATCGAATCCGTTTTGCTACCTCTCACCCCCGTTATTTTACCGAGCGCTTAATCAAGGCTTGTCACGAATTACCGAAGGTATGCGAACATTTCCATATTCCCTTTCAGTCGGGAGATAATGAGATATTAAAAGCCATGAAACGAGGCTATACCCATGAGCGTTATCGTGATATTATCAGCAAGATTCGCCATTATATGCCCCATGCCTCCATTAGTGCCGATGCCATCGTCGGTTTTCCGGGAGAGACAGAAGAACAGTTCCAGAATACCTTAAATTTGGTGGATGACATCGGTTTTGATCAACTTAACACGGCGGCTTATTCTCCCCGCCCCAATACTCCTGCCGCTTTATGGGATAATCAAATTAGCGAAGAAGAAAAGAGCGATCGACTTCAAAGGTTAAATCATTTAGTGGGAGTAAAAGCAGCAGAAAGGTCTCAAAGATACTTAAATAGAGTAGAACAAGTATTAGTAGAAGATATTAACCCTAAAGATACCACCCAAGTAGTGGGAAGAACTGACGGCAATCGTTTAACCTTCTTTAAGGGAGATTTAACGGAGTTAAAGGGTAAAATTGTGCCTGTGAAAATCACAGAAGTTCGCCCCTTTAGCCTTACGGGAGAAATGTTGTCTTTAGTTACTGCTTAA
- a CDS encoding circadian clock protein KaiA, with translation MSSRLSICIFVPVVQIVHSLTQLLSGDGKLSLCDRYHLHILNSVAELKQFVIDNKEKLDCLIIFNDEVSIPLIKEFYDVGLILPVVIIEPDDLDLSRESITIDSEVKLNNDFSGDSHSLEHLYHSAEVRIRLRELGNIISYIDRSIAQFLHLAPSCSILENPQNTSKQIEQKQNFLLLQQRRLAEKLKERLGYLGVYYNRNPNYFYRYLSQTEKQELIEQLSLAYREIILNYFNQESEVNQEIDQFVNQAFFADLSVSQILEIHMELMDEFAQKLKLEGRNEDILLDYRLALIDIIAHLCEMYRRSIPKEELPFEVLFPVD, from the coding sequence TTGTCTTCTCGATTATCCATTTGTATCTTTGTTCCCGTAGTACAAATTGTTCACTCTTTAACCCAGTTACTGAGTGGCGATGGGAAGTTGTCTCTGTGCGATCGTTATCATTTACATATCCTCAATTCTGTGGCAGAATTAAAACAATTTGTCATAGATAATAAAGAAAAATTAGACTGTTTGATCATCTTCAATGATGAGGTGAGCATTCCTCTAATTAAAGAATTTTATGATGTGGGTTTAATTTTACCAGTAGTTATTATTGAGCCTGATGATTTGGATTTATCCAGAGAGTCTATCACCATCGATTCAGAAGTAAAATTAAACAATGATTTTTCTGGGGATTCTCATAGTCTTGAGCATCTTTATCATAGTGCGGAAGTGCGTATTCGATTAAGAGAGTTAGGCAATATTATCAGCTATATTGACAGATCGATCGCGCAATTTTTACATTTAGCACCTAGTTGTTCCATTCTGGAAAATCCTCAAAATACCTCTAAACAAATAGAGCAAAAACAAAATTTTTTATTATTACAACAAAGAAGATTAGCTGAAAAACTAAAGGAAAGATTAGGATATTTAGGGGTTTATTATAATCGAAATCCTAATTATTTTTATCGCTATTTATCTCAAACAGAAAAACAGGAATTAATCGAACAATTAAGCCTTGCCTATAGAGAAATTATTTTAAATTATTTTAATCAAGAAAGTGAGGTAAATCAAGAGATTGATCAGTTTGTGAATCAAGCATTTTTTGCTGATTTATCTGTATCTCAAATTCTCGAAATTCACATGGAATTAATGGATGAATTTGCACAGAAATTAAAATTAGAGGGAAGAAATGAAGATATATTACTGGATTATCGATTGGCTTTAATTGATATTATTGCTCATTTATGCGAAATGTATCGCCGTTCTATTCCTAAAGAAGAATTGCCTTTTGAAGTATTATTTCCAGTAGATTAA
- the cobW gene encoding cobalamin biosynthesis protein CobW yields MHKIPVTVITGFLGAGKTTLLRHLLQNNEGRRIAVIVNEFGEVGIDGDLLRSCQVCDDDGMESTNIIELTNGCLCCTVQEEFYPTMQELLTKKDKIDSIVIETSGLALPKPLIQAFKWQEIRNHATVDGVITVVDADALAKGKLVGDLQALETQRANDPSLDHESSIEELFEDQLACADLVLLTKTDLLEDKELTTVKDWLETELRTGIKVIPCHQGEINSNILLGFNAMVEDDLSNRPSHHDTEEDHDHDDDIESRELFIENSVNPQELLSTLRSFVEKSEIYRIKGFVNVTDKPMRMVLQGVGDRFETFFDRLWKPEEKRATKLVIIGRNLRDFQREINN; encoded by the coding sequence ATGCACAAAATCCCCGTTACTGTTATCACTGGTTTTCTCGGCGCTGGAAAAACTACCCTATTGCGTCACCTATTACAAAATAATGAGGGTAGAAGAATCGCTGTGATTGTCAATGAATTTGGAGAGGTTGGTATTGACGGGGATTTGTTACGCAGTTGTCAAGTGTGTGATGATGACGGTATGGAAAGCACGAATATTATTGAGTTAACTAACGGTTGTCTTTGCTGTACTGTACAAGAAGAATTTTATCCTACTATGCAGGAATTGTTGACCAAAAAGGATAAGATAGATTCGATCGTCATTGAAACATCAGGATTAGCATTACCAAAACCATTGATACAGGCTTTTAAATGGCAAGAAATTCGCAACCATGCCACTGTAGATGGAGTTATTACCGTGGTGGATGCTGACGCTTTGGCTAAAGGGAAATTAGTGGGAGATTTACAGGCTTTAGAAACCCAAAGAGCCAATGATCCTAGTTTAGATCATGAAAGTTCGATCGAGGAATTATTTGAAGATCAATTAGCTTGTGCTGATTTAGTCTTATTAACAAAAACAGACTTACTAGAAGATAAAGAATTAACCACCGTCAAGGATTGGTTAGAAACAGAATTACGCACGGGAATTAAAGTTATTCCTTGTCATCAAGGGGAGATTAACTCGAATATTTTATTAGGTTTTAACGCTATGGTAGAGGATGATTTATCTAATCGTCCCTCCCATCATGACACAGAGGAAGATCATGATCACGATGATGATATTGAGTCAAGAGAATTATTCATCGAAAACTCCGTTAATCCCCAAGAATTACTCTCTACATTACGCAGTTTTGTGGAAAAATCTGAGATTTATCGTATCAAGGGTTTTGTTAATGTGACTGATAAACCAATGCGGATGGTATTACAAGGAGTAGGCGATCGATTTGAAACATTTTTCGATCGACTTTGGAAACCCGAAGAAAAAAGAGCCACAAAATTAGTTATAATCGGACGTAATTTAAGAGATTTTCAAAGAGAAATTAATAATTAA
- the accA gene encoding acetyl-CoA carboxylase carboxyl transferase subunit alpha, which translates to MAKSEQKRTFLLEFEKPLVELQTRINQIRELAEKNQVDVSEQLKELEDRAEQLRKEIYSTLTPSQKLQIARHPRRPSTLDYIQAMTDEWFELHGDRRGYDDPALIGGIARLNGRAVVIIGHQKGRDTKDNVARNFGMASPGGYRKAMRLMEHANRFSMPIITFIDTPGAYAGVEAEKLGQGEAIAYNLREMFSLDVPIVTTVIGEGGSGGALGIGVAEKLMMFEHSVYTVASPEACAAILWKDAKKSEQAAIALKITAKDLKELGIIDRILPEPPGCAHSDPLATASILKQGILDNLEYLDNLSIEQRKELRYQKFRNLGVFLENS; encoded by the coding sequence ATGGCAAAATCAGAACAAAAACGTACCTTTTTATTAGAATTTGAAAAACCCCTAGTGGAATTACAAACTAGAATTAATCAAATTCGGGAGTTAGCTGAAAAAAATCAAGTGGACGTTTCCGAGCAGTTAAAGGAATTGGAAGATAGAGCCGAGCAACTACGCAAAGAAATTTACAGCACTCTCACCCCTTCCCAAAAATTACAAATAGCGCGGCATCCCCGTCGCCCTTCCACCCTTGATTATATTCAAGCGATGACCGATGAATGGTTTGAATTACACGGCGATCGAAGGGGTTATGATGATCCAGCCCTAATTGGCGGAATTGCCCGTTTAAATGGACGTGCAGTAGTGATTATAGGACATCAAAAAGGACGAGACACAAAAGACAACGTAGCTCGTAATTTTGGTATGGCTTCCCCCGGCGGTTATCGTAAAGCCATGCGTTTAATGGAGCATGCTAACCGTTTTTCTATGCCCATTATCACCTTTATTGATACTCCGGGGGCTTATGCAGGAGTCGAGGCGGAAAAATTAGGACAAGGGGAAGCCATCGCCTATAATTTAAGGGAAATGTTCAGCTTAGATGTTCCCATTGTTACTACTGTAATCGGTGAAGGCGGTTCTGGAGGTGCTTTAGGCATTGGAGTTGCCGAAAAGTTGATGATGTTTGAACACTCTGTTTACACTGTAGCGAGTCCTGAAGCCTGTGCCGCTATCCTTTGGAAAGATGCGAAAAAATCGGAACAAGCGGCCATCGCACTGAAAATTACGGCTAAAGATTTGAAGGAATTGGGTATAATCGATCGTATATTACCCGAACCTCCCGGATGCGCTCATTCCGATCCCCTTGCCACTGCATCTATACTGAAACAAGGTATTTTAGATAATTTAGAATATTTAGACAACCTTTCGATCGAACAAAGAAAAGAATTGAGGTATCAAAAATTCCGTAATTTAGGGGTATTCTTAGAAAATTCTTAA